The following are encoded in a window of Sminthopsis crassicaudata isolate SCR6 chromosome 3, ASM4859323v1, whole genome shotgun sequence genomic DNA:
- the LOC141563956 gene encoding selenoprotein N-like — MVRARSPGPQPRAPPGPPDRATRWSLVLLGAFLAAIVAAAARGYANYREAQAAALREAALKSLGTEGLYLFSSLDLDKDLSISPEEFKPIAEKFTGLIPVTDFEEEEKSPLDSSETLYIEENLSPEEKLSIVARFQPLLLETMTKSKDGFLGVSHLALSGLREWRTPTSQLMEFSARQFKPFLPPRSNMELGEPWWIIPSELSIFTGYLSNNRFYPPPPKGKEVIIHRLLSMFHPRPFVKTRFGPQGAVACLTAISDSYYTVAFRIHAEFQLNEPPHFPFWFSPGQFTGHIILTKDATHVRDFKLFVPNHRSLNVDMEWLYGANEKSNMEVDIGYLPQMELESQGPSVPSVIQDENGNVIDSRLPSGEPIQFVFEDIVWQQELSWEKATQQLEVAMYPFKKVTYLPFTEAFDRAKAENKLVHSILLWGALDDQSCUGSGRTLRETVLESSPILTLLNDNFISSWSLVKELEELQNSQENEFHKVLANLHLEKYSFPVEMLICLPNGTVIHHINANYFLDITSMKPEDIETSVFSFSSTFEDPSTTTYAQFLKEGLRRAQPFLQP, encoded by the exons ATGGTCCGGGCCCGCAGCCCCGGGCCGCAGCCGCGCGCCCCGCCGGGCCCGCCAGACCGAGCGACCCGCTGGAGCCTGGTTCTGCTCGGGGCGTTCCTCGCCGCTATCGTCGCCGCCGCCGCCCGGGGATATGCGAACTACCGAGAGGCCCAGGCCGCGGCGCTGCGG GAGGCAGCATTAAAGTCCCTGGGGACAGAAGGCTTATACCTGTTCTCCTCTCTGGATTTAGACAAAGACCTGTCTATCAGCCCAGAAGAGTTCAAGCCCATTGCTGAAAAATTCACAG GTTTGATACCTGTCACAGActttgaggaagaagagaagtcaCCACTCGATTCCAGTGAGACACTATACATAGAAGAAAACCTGTCCCCAGAGGAAAAGCTGTCCATAGTAGCCCGATTCCAGCCCCTGCTCCTAGAGACCATGACGAAAAGCAAAGATGGTTTTCTGGGG GTTTCTCATCTTGCCCTGTCTGGGCTACGAGAGTGGAGGACCCCCACCTCACAGCTCATGGAGTTCTCTGCTCGCCAATTCAAGCCTTTCCTGCCCCCCAGAAGCAACATGGAGCTGGGAGAGCCCTGGTGGATCATTCCCAGTGAGTTAAGCATCTTCACTGGATACCTCTCTAACAACCGCTTCTACCCTCCTCCTCCCAAAGGCAAAGAG GTCATCATCCACAGACTGCTGAGCATGTTCCACCCTAGGCCCTTTGTGAAGACCCGCTTTGGGCCACAGGGTGCTGTGGCCTGCCTCACAGCCATCAGTGACTCCTACTACACAGTGGCCTTCAG GATCCATGCCGAGTTCCAGCTCAACGAGCCACCCCACTTTCCCTTCTGGTTCTCTCCAGGACAGTTCACTGGGCACATCATCCTCACCAAAGACGCCACCCACGTGAGGGACTTCAAGCTCTTTGTGCCCAACCACAG GTCTCTGAATGTAGACATGGAGTGGTTGTATGGAGCTAATGAGAAGAGCAACATGGAAGTTGACATCGGCTACCTCCCTCAG atGGAGCTTGAATCCCAAGGCCCCTCTGTGCCATCTGTGATCCAAGATGAGAATGGCAATGTGATTGACAGCCGCCTACCTTCCGGGGAGCCCATCCAGTTTGTGTTTGAGGATATTGTGTGGCAGCAAGAGCTCAGCTGGGAGAAGGCAACTCAGCAGCTGGAAGTTGCCATGTACCCCTTCAAGAAG gtCACCTACCTGCCATTCACTGAAGCATTTGACCGAGCCAAGGCTGAAAACAAATTAGTACACTCCATCCTGCTCTGGGGGGCTTTGGATGACCAGTCCTGCTGAG GTTCAGGGCGGACTCTCCGGGAGACAGTCCTGGAAAGTTCGCCCATCCTCACTCTCCTCAATGACAACTTCATCAGTAGCTGGTCCCTGGTGAAGGAGTTGGAGGAGCTTCAG AATAGCCAAGAAAATGAATTCCACAAAGTGCTGGCCAACCTGCACCTGGAGAAGTACAGTTTCCCTGTAGAGATGCTGATCTGTTTACCCAATGGAACTGTG ATCCATCATATCAATGCCAATTATTTTCTGGACATCACTTCCATGAAACCAGAAGATATTGAGACTAGTGTCTTTAGCTTCTCCTCTACCTTTGAAGATCCATCCACAACCACCTATGCACAGTTCCTAAAGGAGGGACTTCGCCGAGCCCAGCCCTTCCTCCAGCCCTAG